The Salvia miltiorrhiza cultivar Shanhuang (shh) chromosome 2, IMPLAD_Smil_shh, whole genome shotgun sequence DNA window agtatatttaactctcatgcgatatatgcccaatatgtttgagggggtaatggaattgaacactattgactcatttttattgaatataatgtctattaattgaaattgcatacttaatttcacttaattgcataggaattactaaaacatgccccgtttgtgttccactgtgtacgtagttgttaaactgtgtacgtagttgtgcactgtcatcgtgcaccgtataactcttgctattttccccatttgaaggacatggggcatcgaaaatttggatttttaatctcttatgtcaaattcaagaaataacacatcaaatggaatacttattttttatcaaacacgtctcaattactacaatgctatcatatgtactctaacacgtactcttagtatacttaactctcatgcgatatatgctcaatatgtttgaggggtaatggaattgaacactattgactcatttttattgaatataatgtctattaattgaaattgcatacttaatttgacttaattgcataggaattactaaaacatgccccgtttgtggtccactgtgtacgtagttgttaaactgtgtacgtagttgtgcactgtcatcgtgcaccgtagaactcttgctattttcccgatttaaAGGACATGaggcaccgtagaactcttgttAAAATTAAACTTCACTAACATTTTAGGAAAGTACTATATTTTGTTTTGTATACTCTCTACTCTAACATGACCTGTATGTAGTTAAAGTGCTTGAATTAATTCTTAACAACTTTGAATACTGACAGATTGAAATAAGCTTTTCTATTATATTTAGGTTTACTATTTAATGAAAATATCATCAGATGTAAATAGAAATTGGTAtaaatatttatgtaaaataGCCATTTATTGTAAATTCGTAAGACCTAACTAAGCATTAGTTAAACAGTTTCTCTCCTTTTCCGACTTGATATATTCTTTTTCTTCCACCACTTCTTCCCGCagtggctctctctctctctctctctctctcagaaaaACACTAATTCTCTCTCTATCCGCATGACAAACAGAGTGTATCCAGCAGCAAAGCCAACCGCCAATGGCGGTGCCGCCCTCGCCGCCGCCAACCCTACATTCCCGGCGACCAAAGCTCAGCTCTATAACGCCAATCGGCCGGCCTACCGCCCACGGCCACCGCGACGAGGCCACCGgcggagctgctgctgctccaTCTGCCTCTGGACGACTCTCCTAATCATCCTCGTCCTCatcctcgccgccgccgcctccgccgtgtTCTACGTCGTCTACCGCCCGCACCGGCCATCGTTCTCCGTCGCCTCGCTCCAGCTCGCAAGATTCAACCTCACCGACACCGCCGTCACTTCCGCCTTCAACGTCACCCTCATCGCACTGTCATCGTGAATCGGCGAGAGTCGCCATCGGCGTCGGATCTCCCGACTAAACCAAAGCTTCCGTTGCTTTGGATCGACGCTGCTGTTGCTTCTCCGGTActtgttggaataaatggctttattagtccataattactttgtaattaatggaattaaatggtatatttggaatctacattttgagtagattaatttggtatatttacttgttcaaatctattaagaattgaatgagtaattaatgcccaaagatagccattgaagatgggaatgtggagtgtcatcccacattggaaaattaAGGAAGTGtaaagctatttataaagtgctctccaccataaaggaacaatcaagtgtgctcctctatggtggacctatggtgcacccaagtaggttttgacttagccttttaaggctaaaactcgattcctacgaggaaggtgcgaagcaccttccgagtccgagtccgaggccgaggccgagcacgtgcacgtcgcacttgtcgcaatgggcgctttgtaggcgcactttgCACTTCGCTCGTTCGCGTCGTCGCGAGGAGCattgaggagcctttagttttgacaaatgAAACGGTGGCTCGGGTGACGTGGCAGGGTGGGCGGACGCTGACGTGGCACAGGCGGTTCCATGACATGGCGGATGAGGCTGGGCGGCTGCTTGGGCCGAACCATTGCAATGGTTCGGTCATGGCACCCCTTGACCGAATGGCTGTGATGGTTCGGTC harbors:
- the LOC131009964 gene encoding NDR1/HIN1-like protein 6 is translated as MTNRVYPAAKPTANGGAALAAANPTFPATKAQLYNANRPAYRPRPPRRGHRRSCCCSICLWTTLLIILVLILAAAASAVFYVVYRPHRPSFSVASLQLARFNLTDTAVTSAFNVTLIALSS